The following coding sequences lie in one Arachis ipaensis cultivar K30076 chromosome B03, Araip1.1, whole genome shotgun sequence genomic window:
- the LOC107632847 gene encoding uncharacterized protein LOC107632847, giving the protein MNFELPKRFTLPLTLTPYDGLGDPKKFLKKFRSIMIVNGASDTVLCRCFPNYLDGPALDWLCALPAGSISQFQQLVKLFEEHFARSAIYLHDSDYLNTIKQGPNESLKDYMTRFTKVAISIPDLHPEVHLHTIKSGLRPGKFQETIAVAKPKTLAEFREKAKGQIDIEELRQARKSDKSHFREDDKSSTPKKSFKLTPRFDSYTQFNTKREDIIKEILNSKLIKPPRKAGTYQDAKNVDKSKYCTFHQKHGHNTDDCVVAKDLLERLARQGHLDKYIGGHIQKRGSSSTTTDLSEQNQGKEKASP; this is encoded by the coding sequence ATGAACTTCGAACTGCCGAAGAGGTTCACTCTGCCACTGACCCTCACGCCTTATGACGGACTCGGAGACCCGAAGAAGTTTCTAAAGAAATTCCGATCAATAATGATCGTCAATGGTGCATCAGATACagttttatgtcgttgttttccaAATTATTTAGATGgccctgcacttgattggttgtgTGCTTTGCCTGCAGGTTCCATTTCACAGTTTCAGCAGTTGGTGAAGTTATTTGAAGAACATTTCGCCAGATCTGCAATATACTTGCACGATTCCGATTACTTGAATACTATCAAGCAAGGACCGAACGAAAGCTTAAAGGACTACATGACCCGCTTCACCAAGGTCGCAATCAGTATACCAGACCTCCACCCCGAGGTCCATCTACACACAATTAAAAGCGGCCTTCGACCCGGAAAGTTCCAGGAGACAATCGCGGTAGCCAAGCCGAAGACTCTAGCAGAATTTCGCGAGAAGGCAAAGGGACAAATTGATATCGAGGAGCTCAGACAAGCTCGGAAGTCTGACAAGTCACATTTTCGAGAAGATGATAAGAGCTCAACCCCTAAGAAGAGTTTTAAACTAACACCTCGATTTGATTCTTATACGCAGTTTAACACTAAGAGAGAAGACATAATCAAAGAGATCTTGAATTCAAAACTGATCAAGCCACCAAGAAAAGCCGGTACTTACCAAGATGCAAAGAACGTTGACAAGTCGAAGTATTGCACCTTCCACCAAAAACACGGTCACAATACTGATGACTGCGTGGTCGCCAAAGACCTTTTAGAGCGACTGGCAAGACAAGGACACCTCGACAAATACATCGGGGGTCACATACAAAAGCGCGGATCTAGCTCCACAACAACCGACCTCTCTGAACAAAaccaaggaaaagagaaggcatcTCCATGA
- the LOC107630138 gene encoding transcription factor ILR3, producing the protein MASRESTNWLFDYALIDDIPVHDATFAAPSSGFNWPSNAINGSSNVGVEIDGSLGDSDGIKESGSKKRGRSESCAPSSSKACREKLRRDRLNDKFVELGSILEPGRPPKTDKAAILIDAVRMVTQLRGEAQKLKDSNMGLQEKIKELKAEKNELRDEKQRLKAEKEKLEQQLKSMSAQPSFMAPPTAIPAAFAPQGQVPGNKLVPIISYPGMAMWQFMPPAAVDTSQDHVLRPPVA; encoded by the exons ATGGCTTCCCGGGAAAGCACTAACTGGCTTTTCGATTACGCTTTGATTGACGATATTCCCGTCCACGATGCCACTTTCGCTGCTCCTTCCTCCGGTTTCAATTGGCCTTCCAACGCCATCAATGGTTCTTCAAATGTCGG TGTTGAAATTGATGGCTCGTTGGGCGATTCTGATGGTATCAAAGAATCTGGTTCAAAGAAGAG GGGCAGATCTGAGTCATGTGCTCCTTCTAGCTCCAAGGCATGTAGGGAGAAATTGCGGAGGGATAGGCTTAATGACAA GTTTGTTGAATTAGGCTCCATTTTGGAGCCTGGAAGGCCTCCTAAAACTGACAAGGCTGCTATTCTGATTGATGCCGTCAGAATGGTGACACAATTACGGGGCGAAGCCCAAAAGTTGAAAGACTCAAATATGGGTCTACAAGAAAAGATTAAAGAGCTGAAG GCTGAGAAGAATGAACTTCGTGACGAGAAACAGAGACTCAAGGCAGAGAAAGAAAAGTTGGAGCAGCAGCTGAAATCTATGAGTGCACAACCTAGTTTCATGGCGCCTCCTACTGCGATCCCTGCTGCATTTGCTCCTCAAGGTCAAGTCCCCGGCAACAAGCTGGTTCCTATCATCAGCTATCCAGGAATGGCAATGTGGCAATTCATGCCCCCTGCTGCAGTTGATACCTCGCAGGATCATGTACTCCGCCCACCAGTTGCCTAA
- the LOC107632846 gene encoding histone H2A.6-like produces the protein MAGRGKTLGSRNTKKATSRSNKAGLQFPVGRIARFLKAGRYAERVGSRAPVYLAAVLEYLAAEVLELAGHAARDNNKTRIVPRHIQLAVRNDEELRKLLEDVTIANGGVLPNTHNVTSQHLEGMTSASG, from the exons ATGGCAGGTAGAGGCAAAACCCTAGGATCTCGCAACACCAAAAAAGCCACCTCTCGGAGCAACAAGGCCGGTCTTCAATTTCCCGTTGGTCGTATCGCGCGATTCTTGAAAGCTGGAAGATATGCTGAGCGTGTTGGTTCCCGCGCCCCCGTTTACCTCGCTGCTGTCCTTGAATACCTTGCGGCCGAG GTTCTTGAGTTGGCTGGGCATGCTGCAAGAGATAACAACAAGACTAGAATTGTGCCACGTCACATTCAATTGGCGGTTAGAAATGACGAAGAGCTGAGAAAACTTCTTGAAGATGTCACAATTGCCAATGGTGGTGTGCTGCCCAACACCCACAATGTAACGAGCCAACACCTTGAAGGCATGACCAGTGCTAGTGGCTAG